The Cucumis melo cultivar AY chromosome 5, USDA_Cmelo_AY_1.0, whole genome shotgun sequence genome has a segment encoding these proteins:
- the LOC103493541 gene encoding DNA-directed RNA polymerase 3, chloroplastic isoform X2 yields the protein MTTTASFFPTLQAPIHGSNAWKKPTKRWKCERKTQTSFTSTFNSSLSSVSFPINFDSTSQPFHLQPLADSVHENFTETLDNSMNLQIPTSEIHQITRGESCQRIFIQDPPWIASLFLKGLYKCVQKEVKLEFMKIEKRKYNLLRRRQIKAETEAWEKMVKEYKELEREMCEKKLAPNLPYVKTLFLGWFEPLKQAIEKEQKTQRSKKQKAAFAPHIELLSADKLAVIVMYKMMGLLMVAQQDCCVQVVQAAVQIGGAIEQEVRIQSFLEKARSNQRTKVPADTECLSKEKEVLRKRVNGLIRRRRLKEVQKLLKKEEFKAWGRDTQAKLGSRLIELLIESAFIQPPVSQSADSPPDVRPAFWHGFKPVAKTPGQNFVKKYGVIECDPIVLAGLDQTAKHMLIPYIPMLVPPKKWKGYDKGGHFFLPSYVMRTHGSSRQQDAMKNISGKQMQKVFEALDMLGSTKWRVNRRVLSVVESLWAQGGNTAGLVDRKDVPIPEKQLGDLTETQEWRWSMKKAKKINQELHSQRCDVELKLSVARKMKDEEGFYYPHNVDFRGRAYPMHPHLNHLSSDLCRGVLEFAEGRPLGKSGLHWLKIHLANLYAGGVEKLSYDRRLAFVDDHLDNIFDSASNPVNGDRWWLTAEDPFQCLAACMNLSEALKSSAPHTVISYLPIHQDGSCNGLQHYAALGRDTLEAAAVNLVAGEKPADVYSEIAARVHTIMIRDANKDPTTNPNASLAKLLIDQVDRKLVKQTVMTSVYGVTYVGAREQIKKRLEEKGLISDDRLLFRASCYAAKVTLAALGEIFEAARGIMGWLGDCAKVIAKDNQPVRWTTPLGLPVVQPYYKSERHLIRTSLQVLALRREGNSVDVRKQRTAFPPNFVHSLDGSHMMLTALACRDAGLRFAGVHDSFWTHACDVDRMNLILREKFVELYSMPVLESLLEGFETTYPGLTFPSLPERGDFDLQEVLRSPYFFN from the exons ATGACGACCACGGCCTCCTTCTTCCCAACTCTTCAAGCTCCAATTCATGGCAGCAATGCATGGAAGAAACCCACCAAGAGATGGAAATGCGAAAGAAAAACCCAAACATCATTTACCTCAACCTTCaattcttctctttcttctgtTTCTTTCCCGATAAACTTCGATTCCACTTCCCAACCATTCCATCTTCAACCTCTAGCTGATTCAGTTCATGAAAATTTCACAGAAACTCTCGATAATTCCATGAATTTGCAGATACCCACCAGCGAAATTCACCAGATAACTCGAGGGGAATCTTGTCAAAGAATCTTCATTCAGGATCCGCCATGGATAGCTTCCCTGTTCTTGAAGGGGCTTTACAAATGCGTTCAGAAGGAAGTGAAattagaatttatgaaaattgaGAAGAGGAAGTATAATTTGCTGAGAAGGAGACAGATTAAGGCGGAGACAGAGGCTTGGGAGAAGATGGTTAAGGAGTATAAGGAGTTAGAGAGAGAAATGTGCGAGAAGAAATTAGCGCCGAATTTGCCTTATGTGAAGACGTTGTTTTTGGGTTGGTTTGAGCCATTGAAGCAAGCCATAGAGAAGGAGCAAAAAACGCAAAGGAGTAAGAAGCAGAAGGCGGCATTCGCACCTCATATAGAGTTATTATCTGCAGATAAACTAGCGGTTATTGTGATGTACAAGATGATGGGATTGTTGATGGTGGCGCAGCAAGATTGCTGTGTTCAGGTCGTTCAGGCTGCGGTCCAGATTGGTGGTGCTATAGAGCAAGAG GTTAGAATTCAGAGCTTTCTGGAGAAGGCTAGGAGTAATCAGAGAACAAAGGTCCCAGCAGATACTGAGTGTTTGAGCAAGGAGAAAGAGGTATTGAGGAAACGAGTTAATGGTTTAATTAGGAGAAGGAGGCTGAAAGAGGTGCAAaagttgttgaagaaagaagaatTTAAGGCTTGGGGTCGAGACACCCAAGCTAAG CTAGGAAGTCGTCTCATAGAATTGTTGATTGAATCAGCTTTCATTCAACCTCCAGTTAGCCAGTCAGCTGACAGTCCACCCGATGTCCGACCTGCATTCTGGCATGGGTTTAAACCTGTTGCAAAAACTCCAGG GCAGAATTTTGTGAAGAAATATGGAGTTATCGAATGTGATCCCATAGTTCTTGCTGGGCTTGACCAAACT GCTAAGCATATGTTAATTCCTTACATCCCTATGTTGGTTCCTCCTAAAAAATGGAAAGG GTATGATAAAGGTGGACACTTTTTCTTACCTTCATATGTCATGCGTACTCATGGATCAAGTAGGCAACAAGATGCCATGAAGAACATTTCTGGGAAACAGATGCAGAAAGTATTTGAG GCGCTGGATATGCTAGGGAGCACCAAGTGGAGGGTGAATAGAAGGGTACTCAGTGTGGTGGAGAGTCTTTGGGCTCAAGGAGGCAATACAGCAGGCCTTGTTGATCGCAAAGAT GTTCCAATTCCAGAGAAGCAACTTGGGGATTTGACAGAAACGCAAGAATGGAGATGGAGCATGAAGAAGGCAAAGAAAATCAACCAAGAGTTGCATTCCCAACGATGTGATGTTGAACTTAAGCTTTCG GTTGCTCGCAAAATGAAGGATGAGGAAGGCTTTTATTACCCTCATAATGTTGATTTTCGTGGCCGAGCTTACCCAATGCATCCACATCTAAATCATTTGAGTTCTGATCTATGTCGAGGAGTTCTCGAGTTTGCTGAAGGGCGGCCTTTAGGAAAGTCTGGTTTGCATTGGCTAAAGATACATCTAGCTAATTTGTATGCTGGTGGCGTTGAAAAACTTTCCTATGACAGACGTCTAGCATTTGTGGATGACCATCTGGATAACATATTTGATTCTGCAAGTAACCCAGTCAATGGGGATCGTTGGTGGTTAACTGCTGAAGATCCTTTCCAATGTTTGGCTGCTTGTATGAATCTATCCGAAGCCCTAAAGAGCTCAGCACCACACACTGTCATTTCCTATCTGCCAATCCATCAG GATGGGTCATGCAATGGCTTACAGCACTATGCAGCTTTGGGAAGAGACACT TTGGAAGCAGCGGCTGTAAACTTAGTTGCTGGAGAAAAACCTGCTGATGTTTACTCGGAAATTGCTGCCAG GGTTCACACTATCATGATCAGGGATGCTAACAAAGATCCAACGACAAATCCAAATGCTTCACTGGCTAAGCTCCTCATTGATCAG GTTGATCGCAAACTGGTAAAACAGACAGTGATGACTTCTGTATATGGTGTCACATATGTTGGTGCTCGtgaacaaattaaaaaaagactAGAGGAGAAAGGCCTTATATCTGATGATAGACTACTATTTAGAGCATCCTGTTATGCTGCTAAA GTGACGTTGGCTGCGCTTGGAGAGATATTTGAAGCCGCACGTGGAATAATGGGTTGGCTTGGTGATTGCGCTAAG GTAATTGCTAAAGATAATCAGCCTGTGCGTTGGACCACTCCTCTTGGTCTCCCTGTGGTACAACCATACTATAAAAGTGAAAGGCATCTT ATTAGGACATCTCTTCAAGTTTTGGCTTTACGACGAGAGGGTAACTCG GTGGATGTTAGAAAGCAGAGAACTGCATTTCCTCCCAATTTTGTGCACTCTCTGGATGGTTCACATATGATGCTCACTGCTCTTGCCTGTAGGGATGCTGGCTTACGTTTTGCAG GGGTGCATGACTCCTTCTGGACACATGCGTGTGATGTAGACCGGATGAATCTGATACTAAGGGAAAAATTTGTGGAGCTTTATAGTATGCCAGTTCTTGAAAGT TTGCTTGAAGGCTTTGAAACGACATATCCAGGATTGACATTCCCTTCCCTCCCTGAGAGAGGCGATTTTGACTTGCAAGAGGTTCTTAGATCCCCTTACTTCTTCAACTGA
- the LOC103493547 gene encoding uncharacterized protein LOC103493547 isoform X2, translating to MAMYIRIKRHKTTYFIQCDPIETTLNIKQKLESLIDQPVVDQRLILMGSGEVLEDSKTLADQKVENDAVVALTLRKDNDFEEINIVHPNDFYQSRDADSGNW from the exons ATG GCAATGTATATCCGAATCAAGCGCCACAAGACAACCTACTTTATCCAGTGTGATCCAATTGAGACAACTTTAAATATCAAGCAAAAATTAGAGTCCCTTATTGACCAACCAGTAGTTGACCAGCGCTTGATCCTGATGGGGAGTGGGGAAGTATTGGAGGATTCAAAGACACTGGCTGATCAGAAG GTTGAAAATGATGCAGTTGTGGCTCTAACGTTGCGAAAAG ATAACGACTTCGAGGAAATCAACATTGTCCATCCAAACGATTTCTACCAATCTCGTGATGCCGATTCTGGCAATTGGTAA
- the LOC103493541 gene encoding DNA-directed RNA polymerase 3, chloroplastic isoform X1, translating to MTTTASFFPTLQAPIHGSNAWKKPTKRWKCERKTQTSFTSTFNSSLSSVSFPINFDSTSQPFHLQPLADSVHENFTETLDNSMNLQIPTSEIHQITRGESCQRIFIQDPPWIASLFLKGLYKCVQKEVKLEFMKIEKRKYNLLRRRQIKAETEAWEKMVKEYKELEREMCEKKLAPNLPYVKTLFLGWFEPLKQAIEKEQKTQRSKKQKAAFAPHIELLSADKLAVIVMYKMMGLLMVAQQDCCVQVVQAAVQIGGAIEQEGSTLPLKLNQVRIQSFLEKARSNQRTKVPADTECLSKEKEVLRKRVNGLIRRRRLKEVQKLLKKEEFKAWGRDTQAKLGSRLIELLIESAFIQPPVSQSADSPPDVRPAFWHGFKPVAKTPGQNFVKKYGVIECDPIVLAGLDQTAKHMLIPYIPMLVPPKKWKGYDKGGHFFLPSYVMRTHGSSRQQDAMKNISGKQMQKVFEALDMLGSTKWRVNRRVLSVVESLWAQGGNTAGLVDRKDVPIPEKQLGDLTETQEWRWSMKKAKKINQELHSQRCDVELKLSVARKMKDEEGFYYPHNVDFRGRAYPMHPHLNHLSSDLCRGVLEFAEGRPLGKSGLHWLKIHLANLYAGGVEKLSYDRRLAFVDDHLDNIFDSASNPVNGDRWWLTAEDPFQCLAACMNLSEALKSSAPHTVISYLPIHQDGSCNGLQHYAALGRDTLEAAAVNLVAGEKPADVYSEIAARVHTIMIRDANKDPTTNPNASLAKLLIDQVDRKLVKQTVMTSVYGVTYVGAREQIKKRLEEKGLISDDRLLFRASCYAAKVTLAALGEIFEAARGIMGWLGDCAKVIAKDNQPVRWTTPLGLPVVQPYYKSERHLIRTSLQVLALRREGNSVDVRKQRTAFPPNFVHSLDGSHMMLTALACRDAGLRFAGVHDSFWTHACDVDRMNLILREKFVELYSMPVLESLLEGFETTYPGLTFPSLPERGDFDLQEVLRSPYFFN from the exons ATGACGACCACGGCCTCCTTCTTCCCAACTCTTCAAGCTCCAATTCATGGCAGCAATGCATGGAAGAAACCCACCAAGAGATGGAAATGCGAAAGAAAAACCCAAACATCATTTACCTCAACCTTCaattcttctctttcttctgtTTCTTTCCCGATAAACTTCGATTCCACTTCCCAACCATTCCATCTTCAACCTCTAGCTGATTCAGTTCATGAAAATTTCACAGAAACTCTCGATAATTCCATGAATTTGCAGATACCCACCAGCGAAATTCACCAGATAACTCGAGGGGAATCTTGTCAAAGAATCTTCATTCAGGATCCGCCATGGATAGCTTCCCTGTTCTTGAAGGGGCTTTACAAATGCGTTCAGAAGGAAGTGAAattagaatttatgaaaattgaGAAGAGGAAGTATAATTTGCTGAGAAGGAGACAGATTAAGGCGGAGACAGAGGCTTGGGAGAAGATGGTTAAGGAGTATAAGGAGTTAGAGAGAGAAATGTGCGAGAAGAAATTAGCGCCGAATTTGCCTTATGTGAAGACGTTGTTTTTGGGTTGGTTTGAGCCATTGAAGCAAGCCATAGAGAAGGAGCAAAAAACGCAAAGGAGTAAGAAGCAGAAGGCGGCATTCGCACCTCATATAGAGTTATTATCTGCAGATAAACTAGCGGTTATTGTGATGTACAAGATGATGGGATTGTTGATGGTGGCGCAGCAAGATTGCTGTGTTCAGGTCGTTCAGGCTGCGGTCCAGATTGGTGGTGCTATAGAGCAAGAG GGCTCGACTCTTCCTCTGAAATTAAACCAGGTTAGAATTCAGAGCTTTCTGGAGAAGGCTAGGAGTAATCAGAGAACAAAGGTCCCAGCAGATACTGAGTGTTTGAGCAAGGAGAAAGAGGTATTGAGGAAACGAGTTAATGGTTTAATTAGGAGAAGGAGGCTGAAAGAGGTGCAAaagttgttgaagaaagaagaatTTAAGGCTTGGGGTCGAGACACCCAAGCTAAG CTAGGAAGTCGTCTCATAGAATTGTTGATTGAATCAGCTTTCATTCAACCTCCAGTTAGCCAGTCAGCTGACAGTCCACCCGATGTCCGACCTGCATTCTGGCATGGGTTTAAACCTGTTGCAAAAACTCCAGG GCAGAATTTTGTGAAGAAATATGGAGTTATCGAATGTGATCCCATAGTTCTTGCTGGGCTTGACCAAACT GCTAAGCATATGTTAATTCCTTACATCCCTATGTTGGTTCCTCCTAAAAAATGGAAAGG GTATGATAAAGGTGGACACTTTTTCTTACCTTCATATGTCATGCGTACTCATGGATCAAGTAGGCAACAAGATGCCATGAAGAACATTTCTGGGAAACAGATGCAGAAAGTATTTGAG GCGCTGGATATGCTAGGGAGCACCAAGTGGAGGGTGAATAGAAGGGTACTCAGTGTGGTGGAGAGTCTTTGGGCTCAAGGAGGCAATACAGCAGGCCTTGTTGATCGCAAAGAT GTTCCAATTCCAGAGAAGCAACTTGGGGATTTGACAGAAACGCAAGAATGGAGATGGAGCATGAAGAAGGCAAAGAAAATCAACCAAGAGTTGCATTCCCAACGATGTGATGTTGAACTTAAGCTTTCG GTTGCTCGCAAAATGAAGGATGAGGAAGGCTTTTATTACCCTCATAATGTTGATTTTCGTGGCCGAGCTTACCCAATGCATCCACATCTAAATCATTTGAGTTCTGATCTATGTCGAGGAGTTCTCGAGTTTGCTGAAGGGCGGCCTTTAGGAAAGTCTGGTTTGCATTGGCTAAAGATACATCTAGCTAATTTGTATGCTGGTGGCGTTGAAAAACTTTCCTATGACAGACGTCTAGCATTTGTGGATGACCATCTGGATAACATATTTGATTCTGCAAGTAACCCAGTCAATGGGGATCGTTGGTGGTTAACTGCTGAAGATCCTTTCCAATGTTTGGCTGCTTGTATGAATCTATCCGAAGCCCTAAAGAGCTCAGCACCACACACTGTCATTTCCTATCTGCCAATCCATCAG GATGGGTCATGCAATGGCTTACAGCACTATGCAGCTTTGGGAAGAGACACT TTGGAAGCAGCGGCTGTAAACTTAGTTGCTGGAGAAAAACCTGCTGATGTTTACTCGGAAATTGCTGCCAG GGTTCACACTATCATGATCAGGGATGCTAACAAAGATCCAACGACAAATCCAAATGCTTCACTGGCTAAGCTCCTCATTGATCAG GTTGATCGCAAACTGGTAAAACAGACAGTGATGACTTCTGTATATGGTGTCACATATGTTGGTGCTCGtgaacaaattaaaaaaagactAGAGGAGAAAGGCCTTATATCTGATGATAGACTACTATTTAGAGCATCCTGTTATGCTGCTAAA GTGACGTTGGCTGCGCTTGGAGAGATATTTGAAGCCGCACGTGGAATAATGGGTTGGCTTGGTGATTGCGCTAAG GTAATTGCTAAAGATAATCAGCCTGTGCGTTGGACCACTCCTCTTGGTCTCCCTGTGGTACAACCATACTATAAAAGTGAAAGGCATCTT ATTAGGACATCTCTTCAAGTTTTGGCTTTACGACGAGAGGGTAACTCG GTGGATGTTAGAAAGCAGAGAACTGCATTTCCTCCCAATTTTGTGCACTCTCTGGATGGTTCACATATGATGCTCACTGCTCTTGCCTGTAGGGATGCTGGCTTACGTTTTGCAG GGGTGCATGACTCCTTCTGGACACATGCGTGTGATGTAGACCGGATGAATCTGATACTAAGGGAAAAATTTGTGGAGCTTTATAGTATGCCAGTTCTTGAAAGT TTGCTTGAAGGCTTTGAAACGACATATCCAGGATTGACATTCCCTTCCCTCCCTGAGAGAGGCGATTTTGACTTGCAAGAGGTTCTTAGATCCCCTTACTTCTTCAACTGA
- the LOC103493533 gene encoding serine carboxypeptidase II-2, which yields MARPTWVFLQLFTIVAFLHLGIAVSTENPLRQQELDRIAELPGQNFEVKFGHYSGYITVNEESGRALFYWFFEATEDSASKPLVLWLNGGPGCSSIAFGEAEEIGPFHINADGKSVYLNPYSWNEVANVLFLDSPAGVGFSYSNTSSDLMNNGDKRTAEDSLAFLLKWFERFPQFKESDFYITGESYGGHYVPQLSQAIVRNNLLFKEKSINLKGYMVGNALFDDHHDHVGVFEFLWSTGLISDQTYKQLNLRCANESFVHPSASCDEILEVADKEIGNIDHYSIFTPPCSEVSSNRLRKRMHMVGRIGERYDPCTEQHSVAYFNLPEVQQALHVDPKFAPSKWETCSYVINGNWKDSAGSVLDIYRELIQAGLRIWVFSGDTDAVLPITSTRYSVDALKLPVIGPWRAWYDEGQVGGWIQEYEGVTLVSVRGAGHEVPLHQPKLALQLFKAFLAGNSLSPLQLHSDT from the exons ATGGCTCGCCCCACCTGGGTTTTCCTTCAGCTCTTCACCATTGTCGCCTTTCTTCATCTGGGTATTGCTGTTTCAACTGAAAATCCTCTTCGTCAACAAGAACTGGACAGGATCGCTGAACTTCCGGGTCAGAACTTTGAGGTGAAGTTCGGTCACTATTCTGGTTATATCACTGTCAATGAAGAATCTGGGAGAGCGCTGTTCTATTGGTTTTTTGAGGCTACTGAGGACTCTGCCTCTAAACCTTTGGTTCTATGGCTAAATGGAG GACCTGGATGTTCATCAATTGCTTTTGGCGAGGCAGAAGAAATTGGCCCATTCCACATTAATGCTGATGGGAAATCTGTCTATTTGAATCCTTATTCTTGGAATGAAG TTGCCAATGTTTTATTTCTCGATTCCCCTGCTGGAGTTGGGTTTTCATATTCAAACACATCTTCAGATTTGATGAACAATGGAGATAAAAGGACAG CTGAGGATTCTCTGGCTTTCTTATTAAAGTGGTTCGAGCGCTTTCCCCAATTCAAAGAAAGCGATTTTTATATTACAGGAGAGAGCTATGGGG GGCATTATGTTCCTCAGCTAAGCCAAGCTATTGTAAGGAACAACCTTCTATTCAAGGAAAAATCCATCAATCTGAAGGGTTATATG GTGGGCAATGCTCTTTTTGATGATCATCATGATCATGTGGgagtttttgaatttttgtgGTCCACCGGTTTGATCTCTGATCAAACATACAAGCAGCTTAATCTACGATGTGCGAATGAATCTTTTGTACATCCCTCAGCATCTTGTGACGAGATACTTGAGGTAGCTGATAAAGAAATCGGAAACATTGACCATTATAGCATCTTCACTCCTCCATGCTCCGAGGTCTCTTCAAATCGGCTTCGAAAGCGAATGCAT ATGGTTGGACGTATTGGTGAACGCTATGATCCTTGCACTGAGCAGCACTCGGTTGCATACTTCAATCTACCTGAAGTTCAACAGGCGCTTCATGTCGATCCCAAGTTTGCACCATCTAAATGGGAGACCTGCAG TTATGTGATTAACGGTAACTGGAAGGATTCTGCTGGATCGGTGCTTGACATATATCGGGAGTTGATACAAGCAGGACTTCGTATTTGGGTGTTCAG TGGTGACACTGATGCTGTACTCCCAATCACATCTACCCGTTATAGTGTCGATGCCCTTAAGCTTCCAGTAATTGGACCTTGGCGTGCTTGGTATGATGAAGGCCAG GTTGGAGGATGGATTCAGGAATATGAAGGGGTGACTCTTGTATCTGTGAGAGGAGCAGGCCATGAAGTCCCTTTGCACCAACCAAAACTGGCTCTTCAACTCTTCAAGGCCTTTCTAGCAGGAAACTCACTCTCACCCCTTCAACTCCACAGTGACACttaa
- the LOC103493547 gene encoding uncharacterized protein LOC103493547 isoform X1: protein MAMYIRIKRHKTTYFIQCDPIETTLNIKQKLESLIDQPVVDQRLILMGSGEVLEDSKTLADQKVENDAVVALTLRKEDNDFEEINIVHPNDFYQSRDADSGNW, encoded by the exons ATG GCAATGTATATCCGAATCAAGCGCCACAAGACAACCTACTTTATCCAGTGTGATCCAATTGAGACAACTTTAAATATCAAGCAAAAATTAGAGTCCCTTATTGACCAACCAGTAGTTGACCAGCGCTTGATCCTGATGGGGAGTGGGGAAGTATTGGAGGATTCAAAGACACTGGCTGATCAGAAG GTTGAAAATGATGCAGTTGTGGCTCTAACGTTGCGAAAAG AAGATAACGACTTCGAGGAAATCAACATTGTCCATCCAAACGATTTCTACCAATCTCGTGATGCCGATTCTGGCAATTGGTAA